The Pyrococcus horikoshii OT3 genome includes a window with the following:
- a CDS encoding COG1361 S-layer family protein encodes MKKLSYILILLILTAPLPLSLAQGPELLYEGYMNKGDYLLVGPLTIFLKDVVYDINDGKWKALFIVFNEDMEPVGPNLTLIYVPDPNKVQNLLQNQTFLRAMAETLGYNPDNPIEYAEFLRWLSTASQMEVWNAIVKTIEEHPELGIKLQDIAKPYYVPNARPVGVNETIKIEYRGKTVYITVLNTYPNGARVSISGPVQWRASMVQGLLLSRIEVKGTVKPGQFFNVNVHLKNIGSRKVRFVTVILSPTPVVPNVARSHTGEESIATTIPQVLTQTGTIQGTLYPVESSVKFIDIIEPGEDKVITFLYKVNENAKPGDYPLYLTVVYFSYTTGENLEQRVSYDTAIVTVSRDHEANFVITQEVPRIVHPGDDFTIKLKFRNLGEDTAKDVRGELILEDLTGRVFSPVSPSTFYLKFVDPGEEFNKTFKLHVSESAKTGTYVFKVRLKYYSGDSNKEKTQEFTISTTIIRRREAFIEIENVTIEPKKVEPGMTFRVVFTLKNVGEGYAKALEIRIIPTETLVRREIKKVDLSQLSNLPIPGGQELSKNLQTAFNQIVEQIAQERVPAFLPIGEDNVRYDGLITPNQTMKVEFTLKANERLENNIYPLKIELKYLSSPDDRLISDERIIGIDVTGIEKLVITSVSTSPSRILPGTSNVEISFTLENVGDGKADYILLIPNPRFPFKLSETSNQIINIGSLGKGDSARASFKVDVDENATSGRYYIPITMEYRDPSGNFRVLNVTLPIIIAEKPKLVITNVRFGSEPLQGKDVNVYVTVKNIGGEQAESVTIEGVVRSSQPFTLVKRTDYIGTLDPGKSGEGVITLSIEKDALPKVYNILIRIRAVGDKEKGDDNVYIFEETVKIPVKENVESAKRLKILALVAGILAILITIITYLKRRK; translated from the coding sequence ATGAAAAAGCTTTCATATATTCTCATTCTTTTAATCCTTACAGCTCCCCTTCCACTTTCATTAGCCCAAGGCCCAGAGCTACTATATGAAGGGTACATGAATAAGGGGGATTACCTGTTAGTGGGGCCGCTTACCATTTTCTTAAAAGACGTCGTCTATGACATCAATGACGGAAAATGGAAAGCACTCTTTATAGTATTTAATGAAGATATGGAACCTGTGGGTCCAAATTTAACCCTAATATACGTCCCAGATCCAAATAAGGTTCAGAATCTACTCCAAAATCAAACCTTCCTAAGAGCAATGGCAGAAACTCTAGGTTACAACCCAGATAATCCCATCGAATATGCAGAATTCCTAAGATGGCTATCCACAGCTTCCCAGATGGAGGTCTGGAATGCTATAGTAAAAACAATAGAGGAACATCCAGAGCTAGGGATAAAGCTACAGGATATAGCGAAACCTTATTACGTACCGAATGCCCGACCGGTTGGAGTAAATGAAACAATAAAGATTGAATATAGAGGGAAGACAGTTTACATAACAGTACTAAATACATATCCAAATGGTGCAAGGGTCAGTATAAGCGGACCAGTTCAATGGAGAGCTTCCATGGTTCAGGGCCTACTACTTTCTAGGATAGAAGTAAAAGGTACCGTAAAGCCAGGACAATTCTTCAACGTAAATGTTCATTTGAAGAACATTGGATCTAGGAAAGTTAGATTTGTTACTGTTATTTTATCCCCAACTCCCGTAGTTCCAAATGTTGCAAGGTCACATACTGGCGAAGAAAGCATAGCAACGACGATCCCTCAGGTTCTCACCCAAACTGGAACAATTCAAGGGACATTATATCCAGTAGAAAGTTCGGTTAAGTTCATTGACATCATAGAGCCGGGGGAGGATAAGGTTATAACCTTCCTATATAAGGTAAATGAAAATGCAAAACCAGGAGATTATCCCCTTTATCTTACGGTAGTGTATTTCTCATACACAACGGGAGAAAACCTTGAGCAGAGGGTATCCTATGACACAGCTATCGTGACAGTTTCCAGGGATCACGAAGCCAACTTCGTCATAACTCAAGAAGTACCCAGAATAGTTCACCCTGGAGATGACTTTACGATAAAGTTAAAGTTTAGAAACTTAGGAGAAGATACAGCTAAAGATGTCAGAGGAGAATTAATCCTTGAGGACTTAACAGGGAGAGTATTCTCGCCAGTTTCCCCGAGTACATTTTATCTTAAGTTCGTAGATCCTGGAGAAGAGTTCAACAAGACATTTAAGCTTCACGTTAGTGAATCTGCAAAGACAGGAACTTATGTATTCAAGGTTAGATTGAAGTATTACTCGGGAGATAGCAATAAAGAAAAGACTCAGGAATTTACAATATCAACTACCATTATAAGGAGGAGGGAAGCGTTCATAGAGATCGAGAACGTGACGATAGAGCCAAAGAAAGTGGAGCCTGGGATGACATTCAGGGTAGTATTCACCTTAAAGAACGTTGGTGAAGGATATGCAAAGGCCCTTGAGATCAGGATAATACCCACGGAAACCCTCGTTAGAAGGGAAATAAAGAAGGTAGATCTGTCTCAACTCTCAAATCTTCCAATTCCTGGGGGACAAGAGTTATCCAAGAATCTTCAAACGGCCTTCAATCAAATAGTCGAGCAAATAGCCCAGGAAAGAGTTCCAGCATTCCTACCTATCGGGGAAGATAACGTCAGGTATGATGGGCTCATAACTCCAAATCAAACAATGAAAGTAGAGTTCACGCTTAAAGCAAATGAAAGACTTGAAAACAACATTTATCCCCTTAAAATTGAGCTAAAGTACTTATCTTCCCCAGATGACAGGTTAATCTCTGACGAGAGAATCATCGGAATTGACGTTACTGGAATTGAGAAGCTCGTCATAACTTCCGTCTCAACTTCTCCTTCAAGGATATTACCAGGAACTTCAAATGTCGAGATTTCCTTTACCCTTGAAAACGTCGGAGATGGGAAGGCCGATTACATACTTCTCATACCAAATCCAAGGTTCCCATTCAAGTTAAGCGAAACCAGTAATCAGATAATTAATATAGGTAGCCTAGGAAAAGGAGATTCAGCACGAGCATCGTTTAAGGTTGACGTAGATGAGAATGCAACGTCTGGAAGGTACTATATCCCAATAACGATGGAATATAGAGATCCTTCAGGAAACTTTAGGGTTCTAAATGTTACACTTCCAATAATAATCGCAGAGAAACCAAAACTTGTCATAACTAATGTGAGATTTGGAAGCGAACCCTTGCAAGGAAAGGATGTGAATGTATATGTAACTGTTAAGAATATTGGAGGAGAGCAAGCCGAAAGCGTAACAATAGAAGGAGTTGTCAGATCGTCACAACCCTTCACATTGGTAAAAAGAACGGATTACATAGGAACCCTCGATCCAGGAAAGAGCGGAGAGGGAGTTATAACCCTCTCAATAGAGAAAGATGCCCTCCCAAAGGTATACAACATCCTTATAAGGATAAGGGCTGTAGGAGACAAGGAAAAAGGAGATGATAA
- a CDS encoding hydrophobe/amphiphile efflux-3 (HAE3) family transporter — translation MLRKIARIIVVYRHSLAVITIFLLILSGYGITKLKFESDLSKQLPEDLEAVKNYFTLQNEFGGSGSALIYVKIKSPDKVADIRDPTVIKAMYSLEQRLKDKEYVTDTFSIADLAVQILGRLPNNIEEVKFVLNMLPEDARNGLVSRDYSSTIIIVSLNREKNQRALVRVYNEIKNEIEKSNFPEGVEVVLTGDLGITYKILEMLQNDMNRTMAVAGIIVIILLLYFYKSPIRMLVPLIPLIFGVTMTLGFMGLLGIPLDIATSTVGAMIIGMGIDYGVHVTNRYYEERNKGRSPEEAAEEAISETGKALLGAALTTIAGFLALSLSILPSLKRLSISLVMGLGLAAVNAVIVTPALAILEEEFRTKILGKKGEIISIGGEEGKLGFIFSRLGLFIKRSPWLALLIAVMISGVSLYGATKITTEVRLEKMIPMDMPEIQALTDIRSEFGGQDEITILIKADDVRDPEIVRSILRFEREVKADSYINNVFESESIADVVIEKYGYIPEDKEKIAKALEGSSLVSSDYSLTIVKLKGNFMGVTQEDFNKIMEYFEEELKRANFPPGVKAELAGESYLNYVLDNLVNEELGKISTIGTIIVVLIVFAIFRRPTVAVAMIMPMFLGALWTIGYMGLAGIPFSQTLAGVVSMIVGLGVDYGMHITHRFLEELKEGNKTPIITAMESVGPGILIGALTTAGGFLALLTGRLTAIHDFGKVLAVGIFSSMLAAYLVTPAILQLEFGRKIKEVKE, via the coding sequence ATGCTAAGGAAGATCGCGAGAATTATAGTAGTCTACAGACACAGTCTTGCTGTAATAACGATATTCCTACTGATATTGTCAGGTTACGGAATTACAAAGCTTAAATTTGAAAGTGATCTATCTAAACAGCTACCAGAAGATTTAGAAGCTGTTAAAAATTATTTTACATTACAAAATGAGTTTGGAGGGAGTGGATCGGCCTTAATCTATGTTAAAATTAAAAGCCCTGACAAGGTTGCTGACATTAGGGATCCAACCGTTATAAAGGCCATGTACTCCCTAGAACAGAGACTAAAGGATAAAGAATATGTTACGGATACCTTCAGCATAGCAGATTTGGCCGTTCAAATCTTAGGAAGACTCCCAAATAACATCGAAGAAGTAAAATTCGTCCTCAACATGCTACCAGAAGATGCCAGAAATGGACTTGTAAGTAGAGACTACTCGTCAACAATCATAATAGTTAGTCTAAATAGGGAAAAGAATCAAAGAGCCCTTGTAAGGGTATACAACGAGATCAAGAATGAAATCGAAAAGTCAAACTTTCCAGAGGGAGTTGAAGTTGTGCTAACTGGAGACCTTGGAATAACGTACAAGATACTCGAAATGCTACAGAATGACATGAATAGAACCATGGCCGTAGCTGGGATTATTGTTATAATTCTCCTTCTGTACTTTTACAAATCCCCAATTAGGATGCTAGTTCCTCTTATCCCTCTAATCTTTGGAGTTACTATGACCCTGGGTTTTATGGGCCTCCTTGGAATTCCACTAGATATAGCAACGAGTACCGTTGGAGCTATGATAATAGGAATGGGAATAGACTATGGAGTTCACGTAACCAATAGGTATTATGAGGAGAGAAACAAAGGTAGATCCCCAGAGGAAGCTGCAGAAGAAGCAATTTCAGAGACAGGAAAAGCATTGCTAGGAGCTGCATTAACCACGATAGCAGGCTTTCTTGCGCTCTCACTTTCTATATTACCCTCCCTAAAAAGGTTGAGCATTAGCTTAGTAATGGGATTGGGACTTGCAGCGGTGAATGCAGTCATTGTAACTCCAGCATTAGCAATACTTGAGGAGGAGTTCAGGACTAAGATATTAGGGAAAAAGGGAGAAATAATATCAATTGGAGGAGAGGAAGGGAAATTAGGATTCATATTTTCTAGATTGGGTTTATTCATAAAAAGATCTCCATGGCTCGCTCTTCTAATAGCCGTGATGATATCAGGAGTTTCTCTCTATGGAGCTACGAAGATAACGACCGAGGTGAGGTTAGAAAAGATGATACCAATGGATATGCCCGAGATACAAGCCCTAACAGATATAAGGTCTGAGTTTGGAGGTCAGGATGAGATAACAATATTAATAAAAGCGGATGACGTGAGAGATCCTGAGATAGTTAGATCAATTTTAAGATTTGAAAGGGAGGTTAAAGCTGATTCCTACATAAATAACGTCTTTGAAAGTGAGAGTATAGCTGATGTTGTAATTGAAAAATACGGCTACATACCAGAGGATAAGGAGAAAATTGCCAAGGCCTTAGAAGGGTCTTCCCTAGTATCTTCAGATTATTCATTGACTATTGTAAAGCTAAAGGGGAACTTTATGGGAGTTACCCAGGAAGATTTCAATAAGATAATGGAGTACTTTGAGGAAGAGCTGAAGAGAGCGAACTTCCCGCCTGGAGTCAAGGCCGAACTTGCTGGGGAGTCTTACCTCAACTACGTTTTAGATAACCTCGTAAACGAGGAACTAGGTAAAATCTCAACGATAGGAACTATTATAGTCGTTTTAATTGTATTTGCAATATTTAGGAGGCCAACTGTAGCTGTAGCAATGATAATGCCGATGTTCCTGGGAGCCCTTTGGACAATTGGCTACATGGGATTAGCAGGGATACCCTTCTCCCAAACTCTAGCAGGTGTCGTATCAATGATAGTCGGTCTTGGAGTTGATTATGGAATGCACATTACCCATAGATTCCTAGAAGAGTTAAAGGAAGGAAATAAAACACCAATAATCACTGCAATGGAAAGCGTTGGTCCAGGAATACTTATCGGAGCTTTAACTACTGCTGGAGGATTTTTAGCACTATTAACTGGTCGTTTAACGGCTATACACGATTTTGGAAAGGTTCTTGCTGTTGGAATATTCTCATCAATGTTAGCTGCTTACCTCGTAACTCCCGCTATACTTCAGCTTGAATTTGGGAGAAAAATTAAGGAGGTGAAAGAATGA
- a CDS encoding GbsR/MarR family transcriptional regulator, translating into MGIKEAKKIIMETFANTARRLGQSELVGYIYGALFLSGRPMSLGEIAEITGYSLSHVSSAMRVLEGVGLVQRVKKPGDRKAYFIATKNFSEWRSSAFYEKILRDIDETRENLLRALKELEHEKGSEVEEIKKKLEIALKRNEVARKLLTLIMQFRSEEELLHVLEKCSK; encoded by the coding sequence ATGGGTATTAAGGAGGCCAAGAAGATTATCATGGAAACCTTCGCAAACACGGCTAGGAGGCTTGGTCAAAGTGAGCTCGTCGGATACATCTATGGGGCCTTGTTTTTATCTGGGCGGCCTATGAGTTTAGGCGAGATAGCTGAGATAACTGGTTACTCTCTTTCTCATGTGAGCTCTGCAATGAGGGTTCTTGAAGGTGTTGGTCTAGTCCAGAGGGTTAAGAAACCAGGGGATAGGAAGGCCTACTTCATAGCGACAAAGAACTTTTCTGAATGGAGGAGTTCCGCTTTCTATGAAAAAATACTCAGGGATATAGATGAAACTAGAGAAAACCTTCTTAGAGCTCTAAAAGAGCTTGAACATGAAAAGGGGAGCGAAGTTGAAGAGATTAAGAAAAAGCTTGAGATAGCACTAAAAAGGAATGAAGTTGCAAGGAAACTATTGACTCTAATAATGCAGTTTAGGTCTGAGGAAGAACTTCTCCACGTCCTAGAGAAATGTTCAAAATAA
- the hisS gene encoding histidine--tRNA ligase has protein sequence MIERVKGTRDFLPEDMAKRRWVFEKIREVFEAYGFKEILTPVMEYTKLFQLRSGEEVVKQLYAFKDKGGRDVSLRPDMTSSVARLYVNSFQMAPKPIKWYYIANMFRYEEPQSGRYREFWQAGVELIGSDKVEADAEVIALFVESYLSTGLRDFTVNIGDRILLDEFAGMLGVSDDIGLMRIIDKRDKLSQEEFINLLKEFGLGESEIEKVLELVEIKGRPDNVLPLAEELFKSKKAKEEISKLYKLTDLLEWYGVKDWIRIDLGIARGFDYYTSIVFEAISPNELGIGSIGGGGRYDNLIEIFGGKPTPATGFAIGIERLLPILEWKGLIPKPQTGPEVFVIPLKDMEKVAINIAVKLRREKIKTDIELSGRKLGKALDYANRVGAKLVIIVGKRDVERGVVTIRDMESGEQYNVSLNEIVDKVKNLLKR, from the coding sequence ATGATAGAGAGAGTCAAAGGAACTAGGGACTTTCTGCCCGAGGATATGGCTAAAAGAAGATGGGTATTTGAAAAGATTAGGGAGGTTTTTGAAGCTTACGGCTTTAAGGAGATCTTAACCCCCGTAATGGAATACACAAAGCTATTCCAGCTGAGAAGTGGAGAAGAGGTAGTAAAGCAGTTATACGCTTTTAAGGATAAAGGAGGGAGAGATGTTTCTCTAAGACCAGATATGACGTCGAGCGTTGCTAGGCTATATGTAAATTCATTCCAAATGGCCCCAAAACCTATAAAGTGGTACTATATAGCTAATATGTTTAGATACGAAGAGCCTCAAAGTGGTCGTTACAGGGAATTTTGGCAGGCCGGAGTTGAGTTAATAGGAAGTGACAAAGTAGAGGCCGATGCAGAGGTTATAGCATTATTCGTTGAGAGTTACCTCTCCACAGGCCTCAGAGATTTTACGGTTAACATAGGAGATAGAATTCTTCTAGATGAGTTCGCAGGAATGCTTGGAGTGTCGGATGACATTGGATTAATGAGAATAATAGACAAGAGGGATAAACTATCCCAGGAAGAGTTCATCAACTTACTTAAAGAATTCGGCTTAGGAGAGAGCGAAATTGAAAAGGTGCTTGAACTTGTTGAAATAAAGGGAAGACCAGATAACGTTTTACCTTTAGCGGAGGAGTTATTTAAAAGCAAAAAAGCTAAAGAGGAAATATCCAAACTATACAAGCTAACAGACCTTCTTGAGTGGTACGGTGTAAAGGACTGGATCCGCATAGATCTGGGAATAGCAAGGGGGTTTGACTACTACACGAGTATAGTTTTCGAAGCAATATCCCCCAATGAACTTGGGATAGGATCCATAGGGGGAGGGGGGAGGTACGATAATCTTATAGAGATCTTTGGGGGAAAGCCAACACCGGCCACTGGATTCGCAATTGGAATAGAAAGGTTACTACCAATCCTGGAATGGAAAGGTTTAATTCCCAAACCTCAAACTGGCCCAGAAGTCTTCGTCATACCTCTAAAGGACATGGAAAAAGTTGCAATTAATATAGCAGTAAAGTTAAGGAGGGAAAAGATAAAAACAGACATAGAGCTTTCAGGAAGAAAGCTAGGAAAGGCTTTAGACTATGCAAATAGGGTGGGAGCAAAGTTAGTCATAATAGTTGGGAAGAGAGATGTTGAGAGAGGGGTTGTAACAATAAGGGATATGGAAAGTGGAGAGCAATATAACGTCTCTTTAAATGAGATAGTCGATAAAGTTAAGAACCTCCTTAAAAGATAA
- a CDS encoding glycine C-acetyltransferase, which yields MGKLDWIKEELEELKKKGLYVTIRVLQSAQGPWIVVNGKRVLNMCSNNYLGLAAHPKIKEAAIRAILDYGVGAGAVRTIAGTMELHVELEEKLAKFKKREAAILFQSGYNANLGAISALLRKGEDGVFLSEELNHASIIDGMRLSGAPKVIYKHLDVDDLKKKLEENKDKKKKIIVTDGVFSMDGDLAPLPEIVEVAEQYDAIVYVDDAHGEGVLGSHGRGIVDHFNLHDKVDFEMGTLSKAFGVIGGYVAGPEEAIEYLKQRARPFLFSSAMNPPDVAAAIAAVEILQKSDDLVKKLWDNTHFLQKGLRDLGYDLGNTKHPITPVMLYDEKLAQEFSRRLYEEYNIFAQAIVYPTVPLGTARIRLEPSAAHTKEDLKLVIDAFEDLGKKTGFLK from the coding sequence ATGGGGAAGCTTGATTGGATTAAGGAGGAGCTTGAGGAACTAAAGAAAAAAGGCCTTTACGTGACGATAAGGGTTCTCCAGAGCGCTCAGGGGCCATGGATCGTTGTGAACGGTAAGAGAGTCCTTAACATGTGTTCAAATAACTATCTCGGCTTAGCGGCCCATCCCAAGATTAAAGAAGCTGCTATAAGAGCTATACTCGACTATGGAGTTGGTGCCGGTGCAGTTAGAACGATAGCTGGAACAATGGAGCTTCACGTTGAACTTGAAGAAAAGTTAGCCAAGTTCAAGAAGAGGGAAGCTGCGATACTCTTCCAGAGCGGTTACAACGCTAACCTTGGAGCAATTAGTGCACTCTTAAGGAAGGGAGAAGATGGAGTATTCTTAAGCGAAGAACTTAATCATGCAAGCATTATAGATGGAATGAGACTTAGCGGTGCTCCCAAGGTTATCTACAAGCACCTTGACGTGGATGACTTAAAGAAGAAGCTTGAAGAGAATAAGGATAAGAAGAAGAAAATCATTGTTACCGATGGAGTATTCTCAATGGATGGCGACTTAGCTCCACTGCCAGAGATAGTTGAGGTTGCTGAGCAGTACGATGCAATAGTTTACGTTGACGACGCTCACGGTGAGGGTGTCCTGGGAAGCCACGGAAGGGGAATCGTGGATCACTTCAACCTACATGACAAGGTTGACTTTGAGATGGGAACGTTAAGCAAGGCCTTTGGAGTTATAGGAGGTTACGTAGCTGGGCCGGAGGAAGCTATTGAATACCTCAAGCAGAGGGCTAGACCATTCCTCTTCTCAAGTGCAATGAATCCGCCAGATGTTGCTGCAGCAATAGCTGCAGTTGAAATACTTCAGAAGAGTGATGATTTGGTCAAGAAGCTGTGGGATAACACTCACTTCCTCCAGAAGGGTCTTAGAGATCTCGGCTATGACTTAGGAAATACCAAGCACCCGATTACCCCTGTAATGCTTTACGACGAGAAGCTTGCCCAGGAGTTCTCGAGAAGGTTGTACGAGGAGTACAACATCTTTGCCCAGGCGATAGTTTATCCGACCGTTCCACTAGGAACTGCTAGGATAAGGCTTGAACCCTCAGCAGCTCACACAAAGGAGGATCTCAAGCTTGTTATTGATGCTTTTGAAGATCTCGGAAAGAAGACGGGATTCTTGAAGTGA
- the endA gene encoding tRNA-intron lyase produces MKKPIEFYLSGDRVYSTREKAINQLYNNRGYGELKGDKLFLSLIEAAYLTEKGWIKVVDKDKELKFDDLMKLGKSRDEDFDIKYIVYKDLRDRGYIVKSALKFGSHYRVYRKDAEHSDWLIWVLRENQRLSPNDITARARVAHGVRKNMVLAIVDEDGDVVYYKVEWIKF; encoded by the coding sequence ATGAAGAAGCCTATAGAGTTTTATTTAAGTGGGGACAGAGTTTACAGCACAAGGGAGAAGGCCATAAATCAGCTATACAACAATAGGGGGTATGGAGAGCTTAAGGGAGATAAACTGTTCTTATCTTTAATTGAAGCGGCATATCTAACAGAAAAAGGTTGGATAAAAGTTGTTGATAAGGACAAAGAGCTTAAATTTGACGACCTAATGAAGTTGGGTAAGAGCAGGGATGAAGATTTTGACATAAAATACATCGTTTACAAGGATCTCAGGGATAGGGGATATATAGTTAAATCGGCCCTAAAGTTCGGTTCTCACTACAGGGTTTACAGGAAGGATGCGGAGCATTCTGACTGGCTTATCTGGGTTCTAAGGGAAAATCAAAGACTCTCACCTAATGACATCACGGCAAGAGCAAGGGTAGCCCATGGCGTTAGGAAGAACATGGTGCTGGCAATAGTTGATGAAGACGGTGATGTTGTTTACTATAAGGTTGAGTGGATCAAGTTCTAA
- the rimI gene encoding ribosomal protein S18-alanine N-acetyltransferase: protein MEDFAESEGGVKKKIPISLVTIRSAKLFDIPFIMRIEQASFREKYPRGLFLTFLESNPDTFLVAEYNGKVIGYVMGYLRPDMEGHIMSIAVDPNYRGNGIGKALMIAVINKLFKKGARWIGLEVRVSNVIAINLYKKLGFKITKRIYSYYSDGEDAFYMILTPEDWKRVNLE from the coding sequence ATGGAAGACTTCGCTGAAAGTGAAGGAGGAGTCAAGAAAAAGATCCCCATATCCCTAGTAACGATAAGATCCGCAAAGTTATTTGACATACCCTTCATAATGAGGATAGAGCAGGCATCTTTTAGGGAAAAGTATCCAAGAGGATTATTCTTAACATTCTTAGAGTCTAATCCAGACACATTTCTAGTGGCCGAGTATAATGGAAAGGTCATAGGTTATGTCATGGGGTATCTAAGGCCCGACATGGAAGGACATATAATGAGTATAGCCGTTGATCCGAATTATAGGGGAAATGGGATCGGAAAGGCCCTTATGATAGCGGTGATAAATAAGCTGTTTAAGAAAGGGGCTAGATGGATTGGGCTTGAGGTTAGGGTAAGCAACGTGATAGCGATAAATCTCTACAAAAAATTAGGGTTCAAGATAACGAAGAGGATATACAGTTATTACTCCGATGGAGAGGATGCATTCTACATGATTCTAACGCCAGAAGATTGGAAAAGGGTGAACTTAGAATGA